From a single Thermodesulfobacteriota bacterium genomic region:
- a CDS encoding cytochrome c biogenesis protein ResB, protein MRRIWNFFTAPGLTVTLAALICMDSVWGSLLAMKRPDFFRPLDQALLMPWLLTTGKDDPGLSLWIYILVGLTALFALNTVVCTADKLYSIVKQKKRWQAFFPQIVHVGFLVALLGHLVGSMYGFRSPGNIVFEGEPFPVPENPGLSVRLDDVDVKVDTRGRMDSMKTTVTLLREGEEFRTGTIELNGPFIYEGIAFYYLDHGRMPTGLRLGVDGEVVEAEFGGSFKTGDGERFVFGTLYPDLGFTEDGRPYSRSTEYRNPFQVIVSPEGERAFMPVSKPGGEVSLGNRTIRLLDYVMGTYAVLTINRDPGIWFIIVGSLILVVGMLLLLFLRGERGELVRKKESVQSVVDNRGNSQ, encoded by the coding sequence CGCTTGCGGCCCTCATATGCATGGACAGCGTATGGGGGTCGCTCCTTGCCATGAAGCGCCCCGACTTCTTCCGCCCGCTCGACCAGGCGCTCCTCATGCCCTGGCTCCTTACCACGGGCAAGGACGACCCCGGCCTTAGCCTCTGGATATACATCCTCGTCGGCCTGACCGCCCTCTTTGCCTTGAATACGGTCGTCTGCACCGCGGACAAGCTCTACTCCATAGTCAAACAGAAAAAGCGCTGGCAGGCTTTCTTCCCGCAGATAGTACACGTCGGCTTCCTCGTGGCCCTTCTCGGGCATCTGGTGGGCAGTATGTACGGCTTCCGCTCTCCGGGGAATATCGTCTTCGAGGGGGAGCCCTTCCCCGTACCAGAAAACCCCGGCCTCTCGGTACGCCTCGACGACGTGGACGTGAAAGTTGACACCCGTGGGCGGATGGACTCCATGAAGACCACCGTTACGCTGCTCCGAGAAGGGGAAGAGTTCCGTACCGGAACCATAGAGCTGAACGGTCCTTTTATATATGAGGGCATTGCCTTCTACTACCTCGACCACGGCCGTATGCCCACGGGCCTTCGGCTGGGGGTGGACGGAGAGGTGGTGGAGGCCGAGTTCGGGGGCTCGTTCAAGACCGGGGACGGGGAGAGGTTCGTCTTCGGCACCCTCTATCCCGACCTCGGCTTTACCGAAGACGGCCGTCCCTATTCGCGCTCCACGGAGTACCGTAACCCCTTTCAGGTGATAGTCTCGCCGGAAGGCGAGCGGGCCTTTATGCCCGTATCGAAACCCGGCGGAGAGGTAAGCCTCGGCAACAGGACCATAAGGCTCCTGGATTACGTGATGGGCACCTACGCGGTCCTCACCATAAACAGGGACCCGGGCATATGGTTCATAATCGTCGGCTCGCTGATACTGGTCGTGGGCATGCTGCTCCTTTTGTTCCTCAGGGGAGAGAGGGGGGAGCTCGTGAGAAAGAAGGAAAGTGTCCAGAGTGTTGTTGACAACCGGGGAAACTCGCAGTAG
- a CDS encoding nicotinate phosphoribosyltransferase: MGKRVFHIADPEEIRSGKVTDVYFARTLEILKAKGIDKRVRAEFFAKKFPCGWPWAVLAGVEEVAHLMEGKGVNVRSLEEGEIFRPGEPVMEVEGNYREFCVFETAMLGLICQASGVATKAARMRIAAGERTVVSFGARRMHPAIAPMIERAAFIGGCDGVAVVASAELLEIEAVGTMPHALILILGDTLEATKAFDEVIDKKVKRVSLIDTFNDEKFEALRVAEGMDGKLFAVRLDTPASRRGDFYRIFEEVRWELDLRGFKDVKLFASGGLDEEKVMELKPLVDAFGVGTCISNAPVVDFSMDIVEMEGKPFAKRGKRSGAKDVLICESCGKRKVVALGTERDHCKCGGMWKNTLTTLIKDGKVVRDLPKPKEIRKGVVERVKSLEL; the protein is encoded by the coding sequence ATGGGTAAGCGCGTTTTTCACATAGCCGACCCCGAGGAGATAAGGAGCGGCAAGGTAACGGACGTCTACTTCGCCAGGACGCTTGAAATACTGAAGGCCAAAGGAATCGACAAGCGGGTCAGGGCCGAGTTTTTCGCGAAGAAGTTCCCCTGCGGCTGGCCTTGGGCCGTGCTGGCCGGGGTGGAGGAGGTCGCGCACCTGATGGAGGGGAAGGGGGTGAACGTCCGATCCCTTGAAGAGGGCGAGATATTCAGGCCCGGCGAGCCGGTTATGGAGGTGGAGGGAAACTACCGGGAGTTCTGCGTCTTCGAGACGGCGATGCTCGGCCTTATCTGCCAGGCTTCGGGCGTGGCAACGAAGGCCGCAAGGATGAGGATCGCCGCGGGAGAGAGGACGGTCGTAAGCTTCGGCGCCAGACGCATGCACCCGGCCATAGCGCCGATGATAGAGAGGGCCGCCTTTATAGGCGGATGCGACGGGGTGGCCGTGGTGGCGAGCGCCGAGCTTCTGGAGATCGAAGCCGTAGGCACCATGCCGCACGCCCTTATACTCATCCTCGGGGATACGCTCGAGGCGACAAAGGCCTTCGACGAGGTCATAGACAAGAAGGTCAAGAGGGTCTCCCTCATAGACACATTCAACGACGAGAAGTTCGAGGCATTAAGGGTGGCCGAGGGAATGGATGGAAAACTTTTTGCCGTGAGGCTCGACACGCCAGCGTCGAGGAGGGGGGATTTTTACCGCATATTCGAAGAGGTCCGGTGGGAGCTCGACCTCCGGGGCTTTAAAGACGTAAAGCTTTTCGCAAGCGGCGGCCTCGACGAGGAGAAGGTAATGGAGTTGAAGCCGCTGGTGGATGCCTTCGGCGTGGGGACGTGCATAAGTAACGCCCCGGTCGTGGACTTCTCCATGGACATAGTGGAGATGGAGGGAAAGCCCTTCGCCAAGAGGGGGAAGCGGTCCGGGGCGAAGGACGTCCTTATCTGCGAGAGCTGCGGCAAGCGAAAGGTAGTGGCCCTGGGGACCGAACGTGACCACTGTAAATGCGGCGGGATGTGGAAGAACACCCTCACCACCCTTATAAAGGACGGCAAGGTCGTAAGGGACCTCCCGAAGCCGAAGGAGATAAGGAAGGGGGTAGTCGAAAGGGTGAAGTCCCTGGAGCTTTAA